In Nitrospinota bacterium, a single genomic region encodes these proteins:
- a CDS encoding slipin family protein, producing MELFFSLPIILLFLFMLILSSLRVLREYERGVIFRLGRYYKPKGPGLIIVWPIIDRMVKVSLRLIVMDVPPQDIITKDNVSVKVNAVVYFRVMSTEKAVIEVEDYIYATSQLAQTTLRSVLGQVELDGLLSERENINSKLQSILDKHTDPWGIKVTNVEIKHVDLPQEMQRAIAKQAEAERERRAKVINAEGEYQAADKMVQAAAVIEKHPIALQLRYLQTLSEIATENNSVTLFPIPIDIFKPFKDLYKKKEDEKT from the coding sequence ATGGAACTTTTTTTTAGTCTCCCAATAATCCTTTTATTCCTTTTCATGTTAATACTGAGTTCTCTAAGGGTGCTTAGAGAATATGAAAGAGGGGTTATATTTAGACTGGGAAGATACTACAAACCAAAGGGACCCGGATTAATCATTGTGTGGCCCATCATTGATAGAATGGTAAAAGTCAGTCTCAGATTGATAGTCATGGATGTCCCTCCCCAAGATATCATTACAAAGGATAATGTATCAGTAAAGGTAAATGCTGTTGTTTATTTCAGGGTCATGTCCACTGAAAAAGCAGTGATTGAGGTAGAAGACTATATCTACGCAACCTCTCAATTGGCCCAAACCACCCTTAGAAGTGTGCTGGGACAGGTAGAACTGGATGGACTCTTATCTGAGAGAGAAAATATAAATAGCAAATTACAATCCATCCTTGATAAACATACAGACCCATGGGGAATTAAGGTAACCAATGTAGAAATAAAACATGTGGACCTTCCCCAAGAGATGCAAAGGGCAATCGCCAAGCAGGCAGAGGCAGAGAGAGAAAGAAGGGCCAAAGTTATCAATGCAGAAGGAGAATACCAGGCAGCTGATAAGATGGTACAGGCTGCTGCTGTTATAGAAAAACACCCTATCGCTTTGCAGTTAAGGTACTTACAGACTTTGAGTGAGATTGCGACTGAGAATAATTCAGTAACTCTTTTTCCGATACCTATAGATATCTTTAAGCCCTTTAAGGATCTATATAAGAAAAAAGAGGATGAGAAGACTTAA
- a CDS encoding CTP synthase: MAKFIFVTGGVLSSLGKGLASASIGALLESRGLKVTLIKFDPYINVDPGTMSPFQHGEVYVTDDGAETDLDLGHYERFTRAKMGKINNVTTGKVYHSVISKERRGDYLGGTVQVIPHITDEIKSHFLALANGLDIIICEIGGTVGDIEGLPFLEAIRQFRTDMGRENVIYIHLTLVPYIKTSFELKTKPTQHSVKELLQIGIQPDIILCRTDRLLAKEIKSKIALFCNVPEEAVITAKDVECIYEVPLIYKQEGLDNIISKLLNLQTREPDLNEWEEIVRKIKNPKSSVKIALVGKYIGLKDSYKSLFEALVHGGIANNLKVDVEWVDSEEIEVKGAEDLLSKTDGILIPGGFGNRGIEGKISAVKFARENRIPFFGICLGMQCAVIEFARNKCKLENSNSTEFDPDTPYPVIDYLPGQKEIKDKGGSMRLGAYPCVLEEESLAHRAYGTESISERHRHRYEVNNKYREIFEKNGLKVSGISPDGSLVEIIELNDHPWFLGGQFHPEFKSSPRQPHPLFKDFIRAAFQLKTSDEEKVSIKEK, encoded by the coding sequence ATGGCTAAATTTATTTTTGTAACAGGTGGTGTACTTTCTTCATTGGGAAAGGGATTAGCCTCTGCCTCTATAGGTGCTCTTCTCGAAAGCAGGGGGCTAAAAGTGACCCTTATAAAGTTTGATCCGTACATTAATGTAGACCCGGGAACAATGAGCCCTTTTCAGCATGGCGAGGTATATGTAACCGATGATGGTGCTGAGACAGATCTTGATTTAGGTCACTATGAGAGATTTACAAGAGCAAAAATGGGTAAGATAAATAACGTTACCACAGGAAAGGTATATCATTCTGTAATTTCCAAAGAAAGAAGAGGTGATTATTTAGGAGGTACAGTTCAGGTAATTCCCCATATTACTGACGAGATAAAGAGTCATTTTTTAGCATTAGCTAATGGGCTTGATATAATCATCTGCGAAATAGGAGGTACAGTAGGCGATATTGAAGGACTCCCTTTTTTAGAGGCAATAAGGCAGTTCCGAACAGACATGGGTAGAGAAAATGTAATCTATATACATCTAACCTTAGTTCCGTATATAAAGACATCATTTGAGTTAAAAACAAAACCAACTCAACATAGTGTAAAGGAGTTATTACAAATAGGTATTCAACCAGACATCATCCTTTGTAGAACGGATAGACTTTTGGCAAAAGAGATAAAATCAAAAATTGCTTTATTTTGTAATGTTCCTGAAGAGGCGGTAATAACTGCTAAAGATGTAGAATGTATATATGAAGTTCCCCTTATATATAAACAGGAAGGACTAGACAATATTATTTCTAAGTTATTGAATCTTCAAACAAGAGAACCTGATTTAAATGAATGGGAAGAGATTGTAAGAAAGATAAAAAATCCCAAATCATCAGTTAAAATAGCTCTCGTTGGTAAATATATTGGTCTCAAGGATTCCTATAAGAGTCTTTTTGAAGCCTTAGTCCATGGGGGAATAGCGAATAATCTTAAGGTTGATGTGGAGTGGGTTGATTCAGAAGAGATAGAGGTAAAAGGAGCTGAGGATTTGCTGTCAAAAACAGATGGAATTCTTATTCCAGGTGGCTTTGGAAATAGAGGGATTGAGGGAAAGATATCCGCAGTTAAATTTGCGAGAGAAAATCGTATACCTTTTTTTGGAATTTGCTTGGGGATGCAATGTGCTGTAATTGAGTTTGCCAGAAATAAGTGCAAATTAGAAAATTCAAACAGCACTGAATTTGATCCAGACACACCTTACCCAGTGATAGATTATCTTCCAGGGCAAAAGGAAATCAAGGACAAAGGAGGAAGTATGAGACTTGGAGCTTATCCATGTGTCTTAGAAGAGGAATCATTGGCTCACAGGGCTTATGGAACAGAATCTATTTCGGAACGTCACAGACACAGATATGAGGTTAATAATAAATATAGGGAGATTTTTGAAAAGAATGGGCTAAAGGTAAGCGGTATTTCCCCTGATGGGAGTCTAGTTGAAATAATAGAATTGAATGACCATCCGTGGTTTTTGGGAGGACAGTTTCATCCTGAATTTAAATCATCTCCCAGACAACCCCATCCTCTTTTTAAAGATTTTATTAGAGCAGCCTTTCAACTTAAGACAAGTGATGAGGAAAAGGTATCAATAAAAGAAAAGTGA
- the kdsA gene encoding 3-deoxy-8-phosphooctulonate synthase, which yields MVKEINISGVRIGGKGNPMVLIAGPCVIENEDEILFSAERLKQIAENVNIPLIFKSSYDKANRSSISSFRGPGIEKGLKILRKVKEEFRIPILSDVHDKEEIKEAAEVLDIIQIPAFLCRQTDLVLSAASSKRVINVKKAQFLAPWDVKNIIEKIESVGNTNIILTERGFSFGYNNLVSDMRSIVIMRDLGYPVAFDVSHSLQLPGGLGKSSGGQREFIPYLTRAAVATGCDAIFMEIHREPERALCDGPNMIKLDDLPPLLTQIKMIDEIVKSSD from the coding sequence ATGGTTAAAGAGATTAATATCTCAGGAGTACGGATTGGAGGTAAAGGAAATCCTATGGTTCTCATTGCAGGACCATGCGTTATCGAAAATGAGGATGAGATCCTTTTTTCTGCCGAAAGATTAAAGCAGATAGCTGAGAATGTTAACATACCGTTAATATTTAAATCCTCTTATGACAAAGCTAATCGGAGTTCGATTAGCTCTTTCAGAGGACCTGGTATTGAAAAAGGTCTAAAGATCTTAAGAAAGGTAAAAGAAGAGTTTAGGATTCCTATCTTATCAGACGTTCATGATAAGGAGGAGATAAAAGAAGCTGCAGAAGTTCTTGATATTATTCAAATCCCAGCATTTTTATGTCGACAAACAGACCTTGTTCTCTCTGCTGCGTCTTCAAAGAGGGTCATAAATGTAAAGAAAGCCCAGTTTCTCGCTCCTTGGGATGTTAAAAATATAATAGAAAAGATAGAATCTGTAGGTAACACCAATATCATCTTGACTGAAAGGGGATTTTCATTTGGATACAATAACCTCGTTTCTGATATGAGGTCTATTGTAATAATGCGCGACCTTGGTTATCCTGTAGCCTTTGACGTGTCCCATAGCCTTCAGCTCCCAGGAGGGCTTGGAAAATCATCAGGTGGACAGAGAGAATTTATACCATATTTAACGAGAGCTGCGGTTGCTACGGGTTGTGATGCTATTTTTATGGAGATACACAGAGAACCTGAGAGGGCATTGTGTGATGGGCCCAACATGATAAAGTTAGACGATTTACCCCCTTTGCTGACTCAGATTAAGATGATTGATGAAATTGTAAAAAGCAGTGACTAA
- a CDS encoding nodulation protein NfeD, which translates to MKSKIITLLTFIIILPPSFLYAQNEINVLKVEGVINPITAEYITDGIDKASSRNSVALIIQMDTPGGLDKSMRIIIKKILNSKIPIIVYVAPSGSRAASAGTYITLAAHIAAMAPGTNMGAATPVALGAGKIDEEMKKKIHNDAVAYIKSIAEKRGRNSKWAEEAVRKSVSISETEALKKGVIDLIANDLSELVKKIDKKKVTIDSKIYTINTKDVKIEYFEMEWHQKILAVISDPNIAFLLIILGFYGLFFELSNPGVVFPGLIGAIALILGGYALQLLPINYAGLLLIILAIVMFLLEIKVVSYGALTMGGVVSMVIGSIMLIDSPYPFLRISLKIIIPTTLATAAFFFFLFGAVIRTHQKKAVTGTEGLVGEVGIAQEDIEKGGKVFIHAEIWDAISDMPLKKGEKIKVVKVEGLKLFITKSKEEE; encoded by the coding sequence ATGAAATCTAAAATAATTACTCTTTTAACTTTTATTATAATTCTTCCACCCTCTTTTTTATACGCGCAAAATGAAATTAATGTCCTCAAGGTTGAAGGAGTTATCAATCCTATCACTGCAGAATATATAACGGATGGGATCGATAAAGCCTCTAGCAGAAATTCCGTTGCCCTTATTATCCAAATGGATACCCCTGGAGGTTTAGATAAATCCATGAGGATCATAATTAAAAAAATCCTCAATTCTAAAATTCCTATTATAGTATATGTTGCTCCAAGCGGCTCCAGAGCAGCATCAGCAGGTACATATATTACCCTTGCTGCTCATATCGCTGCAATGGCTCCCGGAACAAATATGGGTGCGGCTACCCCTGTTGCCCTTGGTGCAGGCAAGATTGATGAAGAGATGAAAAAGAAGATTCATAATGATGCCGTAGCTTACATCAAGTCAATCGCTGAAAAGAGGGGACGAAATTCTAAATGGGCTGAGGAGGCTGTTAGAAAAAGTGTTTCAATCTCTGAAACCGAGGCATTGAAAAAAGGCGTTATCGATCTCATAGCTAATGATCTCTCTGAATTAGTAAAAAAAATAGACAAGAAAAAGGTTACTATAGATTCAAAGATCTACACGATCAATACGAAAGATGTAAAGATTGAATATTTTGAAATGGAATGGCATCAAAAGATACTCGCAGTAATATCCGACCCAAACATAGCTTTTCTATTAATCATTCTTGGGTTTTATGGTCTGTTTTTCGAATTATCAAATCCTGGTGTAGTCTTCCCGGGACTTATAGGAGCCATAGCCCTTATTTTAGGCGGTTATGCCCTCCAGTTGTTACCCATAAATTATGCTGGATTACTACTCATTATTCTTGCTATTGTTATGTTTCTGCTTGAGATTAAGGTTGTAAGCTATGGAGCGCTGACCATGGGAGGAGTCGTTTCTATGGTGATTGGTTCCATTATGCTCATTGATTCACCCTACCCTTTTCTGAGAATATCCTTAAAGATCATTATTCCAACGACATTGGCTACTGCAGCATTCTTCTTCTTCCTTTTTGGGGCTGTCATCAGAACACATCAAAAAAAGGCAGTAACAGGAACAGAAGGGCTTGTAGGAGAAGTTGGAATTGCTCAGGAGGATATAGAGAAAGGAGGCAAGGTCTTTATTCATGCGGAGATATGGGATGCCATAAGCGATATGCCCCTAAAAAAAGGAGAAAAGATAAAAGTTGTTAAGGTTGAGGGTTTAAAATTATTTATCACAAAATCTAAGGAGGAAGAGTAA
- a CDS encoding PBP1A family penicillin-binding protein, which produces MFFKKRKKVYAFWISETPRIRKRKVLCLYIPLSISGILSIFLITAFLFYFIFKIPSIEDFQSYKLPLASKVYSDDGELIGEFFLEKRIFVPLSKVPRHFKEAIISVEDTRFYSHRGIDLLGILRAFYSNIKAGEVVEGGSTITQQLVRSLFFNREKKLSRKIKEILLAIKLERKISKDKILELYLNQIYFGHGAYGIEAASQAYFGKSVDEIDLQESALLAGLPQAPSAYSPFINPKKAFKRRNHVLKRMMMEKKISSSDFKITEKSPLGLNVRNERKVGNYFIEYVRQQLEEKYKNSLLYKGGLHIYTTLNKEMQENAEDALREGLLKLDKRQRMLNIVNGDNSVPEAEGSLLACEPKTGYIKALVGGFDFNRSKFNRAIQAKRQPGSAFKPILYLAALDNGFTPADIIIDSPIVHVNLDTQRNWKPNNYNRMFSGKTTLRNALAFSRNVISVKLLERVGIDRVIEYAKILGIKSPLTRNLSLALGTSEVSLLELTSSFGVFASGGFKAEPIPIKYILDRDGKILDVFEIKKKRVISEETAYLMTSMLEEVVKNGTGRNARSIKRPIAGKTGTTDNFMDSWFIGFTPNLVAGVWVGFDEPRSLGPQETGSKTALPIFVKFMKKSLKDVPIQNFSPPNDVTFVKIDKETGQLATKDCPTKNVIFEVFKKGTEPTRYCDIHSKSKGNFLQTDFIRITDQSLSDSIH; this is translated from the coding sequence ATGTTTTTTAAAAAAAGAAAAAAGGTATATGCCTTTTGGATATCAGAGACTCCGAGGATTAGAAAAAGAAAAGTCCTGTGTCTCTATATTCCTTTATCAATTTCTGGTATTTTGTCAATATTTCTTATTACGGCCTTCCTTTTTTATTTTATTTTTAAGATCCCAAGTATTGAAGATTTTCAAAGCTACAAACTTCCTCTCGCTTCAAAAGTATATTCTGATGACGGAGAATTAATCGGAGAATTTTTTCTCGAAAAGAGGATTTTCGTACCGCTATCAAAAGTCCCCAGACATTTCAAAGAGGCAATCATTTCTGTTGAAGATACACGTTTTTATAGTCATAGAGGAATTGACCTTTTAGGGATATTAAGAGCCTTTTACTCAAATATTAAAGCGGGTGAGGTTGTTGAGGGAGGAAGCACTATAACGCAACAATTAGTAAGATCATTATTTTTTAATAGAGAAAAGAAATTATCTAGAAAGATTAAAGAGATATTGCTTGCCATTAAGTTAGAAAGAAAGATATCAAAAGATAAGATATTAGAACTGTATCTTAATCAGATATATTTTGGTCATGGGGCTTATGGTATTGAAGCTGCGTCTCAGGCTTATTTTGGAAAATCTGTAGATGAAATAGATTTACAAGAAAGTGCTCTGTTAGCAGGGCTGCCTCAGGCCCCAAGCGCCTATTCTCCATTTATTAATCCCAAAAAGGCTTTTAAAAGAAGAAACCATGTATTGAAAAGAATGATGATGGAAAAAAAGATTTCATCCTCAGACTTCAAAATTACAGAAAAAAGCCCTCTTGGACTTAATGTTCGTAATGAGAGAAAAGTAGGCAATTATTTCATTGAATATGTGAGACAGCAGTTGGAGGAAAAATATAAAAATTCTCTGCTTTATAAGGGGGGGTTGCATATATATACAACATTAAATAAAGAAATGCAAGAAAATGCAGAAGATGCTTTAAGAGAAGGCTTATTAAAATTGGATAAAAGACAAAGAATGTTAAACATTGTGAATGGAGATAATTCTGTTCCAGAAGCAGAAGGTTCATTACTAGCCTGTGAACCTAAAACAGGATATATCAAGGCGTTGGTGGGAGGATTTGATTTCAATAGAAGTAAATTTAATAGAGCTATTCAGGCTAAGAGACAACCTGGATCAGCCTTCAAACCAATACTCTATCTTGCAGCTTTAGATAACGGTTTTACCCCTGCTGATATTATAATCGATTCTCCTATTGTACATGTTAATTTAGATACACAAAGAAACTGGAAGCCAAATAATTATAATAGGATGTTTTCAGGCAAGACAACTCTAAGAAATGCATTAGCTTTTTCCAGAAATGTGATTTCAGTTAAATTATTAGAAAGGGTCGGGATTGATAGAGTTATAGAATATGCAAAAATTTTGGGTATTAAAAGCCCATTAACAAGAAACCTTTCTCTTGCTTTAGGCACATCGGAAGTTTCTTTATTGGAGCTAACCTCGTCTTTTGGGGTTTTTGCTAGTGGTGGCTTTAAGGCGGAACCTATTCCAATAAAGTATATTTTGGATAGGGATGGAAAAATCCTCGATGTTTTTGAGATTAAAAAGAAGAGAGTTATTAGCGAAGAAACGGCCTATCTTATGACAAGTATGTTAGAGGAGGTAGTTAAAAACGGTACAGGTAGAAATGCCAGATCAATTAAAAGACCCATAGCAGGGAAAACAGGAACGACTGATAATTTTATGGATTCTTGGTTTATAGGTTTTACTCCAAATTTAGTAGCTGGTGTTTGGGTTGGTTTTGATGAGCCAAGAAGTCTTGGACCTCAAGAAACTGGTTCAAAAACAGCCTTGCCCATTTTTGTGAAATTTATGAAAAAATCTTTAAAAGATGTCCCAATACAAAATTTTTCTCCTCCCAATGACGTCACTTTTGTTAAGATAGATAAAGAAACAGGACAATTGGCAACCAAGGATTGTCCTACTAAAAATGTTATATTTGAGGTGTTTAAAAAAGGAACAGAACCAACAAGGTATTGTGATATTCACAGTAAGAGCAAAGGTAATTTTTTACAAACTGATTTCATTAGAATAACTGACCAATCTTTATCAGATAGCATCCACTAG